In the Pithys albifrons albifrons isolate INPA30051 chromosome 3, PitAlb_v1, whole genome shotgun sequence genome, one interval contains:
- the WNT5B gene encoding protein Wnt-5b isoform X1 has translation MQGAPSRRPALRGLPPQPTMTGPRLALAAALLCSCTSPVADANSWWSLAMNPIQRPEMYIIGAQPVCSQLPGLSPGQRKLCQLYQEHMVFIGEGARSAIKECQYQFRQRRWNCSTVDNTSVFGRVMKIGSRETAFTYAVSAAGVVNAISRACREGELSSCGCSRTARPKDLPRDWLWGGCGDNVEYGYRFAKEFVDAKEREKNYVRGSEEQARMLMNLQNNEAGRRAVYKLADVACKCHGVSGSCSLKTCWLQLADFRKVGDLLKEKYDSAAAMRISRKGKLELVNTRFNMPTQEDLVYVDPSPDYCLRNETTGSLGTQGRLCNKTSEGMDGCELMCCGRGYDQFKSVQVERCHCKFHWCCYVKCKKCTEIVDQYVCK, from the exons GGCGCCCCGTCCCGGCGGCCGGCTCTGCGGGGGCTGCCCCCGCAGCCCACCATGACCGGGCCGAGGCTGGCCCTCGCCGCCGCgctcctctgcagctgcacctCGCCCGTGGCCGACGCCAACTCCTGGTG GTCTTTGGCCATGAACCCCATCCAGAGACCTGAGATGTACATCATCGGCGCTCAGCCGGTGTGCAgccagctgccagggctgtcccCGGGGCAGCGCAAGCTCTGCCAGCTCTACCAAGAGCACATGGTGTTCATCGGAGAAGGGGCCCGCAGCGCCATCAAGGAGTGCCAGTACCAGTTTCGGCAGCGGCGGTGGAACTGCAGCACGGTGGACAACACCTCCGTCTTTGGGAGGGTCATGAAAATAG ggagcagagagacTGCCTTCACCTATGCTGTCAGTGCTGCCGGGGTGGTGAACGCCATCAGCCGCGCCTGCCGGGAGGGAGAGCTCTCCAGCTGCGGCTGCAGCCGCACCGCCCGGCCCAAGGACTTGCCCCGAGACTGGCTGTGGGGCGGCTGCGGGGATAACGTGGAGTATGGATATCGCTTTGCCAAGGAGTTTGTGGATGccaaggagagggagaagaactACGTGAGAGGTTCGGAGGAGCAGGCCCGCATGCTGATGAACTTGCAGAACAACGAGGCTGGGCGCAGG GCCGTGTACAAGCTGGCAGACGTGGCCTGCAAGTGCCACGGTGTGTCAGGCTCCTGCAGCCTCAAGACCTGCTGGCTGCAGCTGGCTGACTTCCGCAAGGTGGGCGACCTGCTGAAGGAGAAGTACGACAGCGCCGCTGCCATGAGGATCAGCCGCAAGGGGAAGCTGGAGCTGGTGAACACCCGGTTCAACATGCCCACGCAGGAGGACCTGGTCTACGTTGACCCCAGCCCGGACTATTGCCTGCGCAACGAGACCACCGGCTCCCTGGGCACCCAGGGCCGGCTGTGCAACAAGACCTCCGAGGGCATGGATGGGTGTGAGCTGATGTGTTGCGGACGGGGCTATGACCAGTTCAAGAGCGTGCAGGTGGAGCGTTGCCACTGCAAGTTCCATTGGTGCTGTTATGTCAAGTGTAAAAAGTGCACAGAGATCGTTGACCAGTATGTCTGTAAATGA
- the WNT5B gene encoding protein Wnt-5b isoform X2 has protein sequence MTGPRLALAAALLCSCTSPVADANSWWSLAMNPIQRPEMYIIGAQPVCSQLPGLSPGQRKLCQLYQEHMVFIGEGARSAIKECQYQFRQRRWNCSTVDNTSVFGRVMKIGSRETAFTYAVSAAGVVNAISRACREGELSSCGCSRTARPKDLPRDWLWGGCGDNVEYGYRFAKEFVDAKEREKNYVRGSEEQARMLMNLQNNEAGRRAVYKLADVACKCHGVSGSCSLKTCWLQLADFRKVGDLLKEKYDSAAAMRISRKGKLELVNTRFNMPTQEDLVYVDPSPDYCLRNETTGSLGTQGRLCNKTSEGMDGCELMCCGRGYDQFKSVQVERCHCKFHWCCYVKCKKCTEIVDQYVCK, from the exons ATGACCGGGCCGAGGCTGGCCCTCGCCGCCGCgctcctctgcagctgcacctCGCCCGTGGCCGACGCCAACTCCTGGTG GTCTTTGGCCATGAACCCCATCCAGAGACCTGAGATGTACATCATCGGCGCTCAGCCGGTGTGCAgccagctgccagggctgtcccCGGGGCAGCGCAAGCTCTGCCAGCTCTACCAAGAGCACATGGTGTTCATCGGAGAAGGGGCCCGCAGCGCCATCAAGGAGTGCCAGTACCAGTTTCGGCAGCGGCGGTGGAACTGCAGCACGGTGGACAACACCTCCGTCTTTGGGAGGGTCATGAAAATAG ggagcagagagacTGCCTTCACCTATGCTGTCAGTGCTGCCGGGGTGGTGAACGCCATCAGCCGCGCCTGCCGGGAGGGAGAGCTCTCCAGCTGCGGCTGCAGCCGCACCGCCCGGCCCAAGGACTTGCCCCGAGACTGGCTGTGGGGCGGCTGCGGGGATAACGTGGAGTATGGATATCGCTTTGCCAAGGAGTTTGTGGATGccaaggagagggagaagaactACGTGAGAGGTTCGGAGGAGCAGGCCCGCATGCTGATGAACTTGCAGAACAACGAGGCTGGGCGCAGG GCCGTGTACAAGCTGGCAGACGTGGCCTGCAAGTGCCACGGTGTGTCAGGCTCCTGCAGCCTCAAGACCTGCTGGCTGCAGCTGGCTGACTTCCGCAAGGTGGGCGACCTGCTGAAGGAGAAGTACGACAGCGCCGCTGCCATGAGGATCAGCCGCAAGGGGAAGCTGGAGCTGGTGAACACCCGGTTCAACATGCCCACGCAGGAGGACCTGGTCTACGTTGACCCCAGCCCGGACTATTGCCTGCGCAACGAGACCACCGGCTCCCTGGGCACCCAGGGCCGGCTGTGCAACAAGACCTCCGAGGGCATGGATGGGTGTGAGCTGATGTGTTGCGGACGGGGCTATGACCAGTTCAAGAGCGTGCAGGTGGAGCGTTGCCACTGCAAGTTCCATTGGTGCTGTTATGTCAAGTGTAAAAAGTGCACAGAGATCGTTGACCAGTATGTCTGTAAATGA